The following DNA comes from Pseudomonas sp. Tri1.
TTGTTGTGGATGCTCTCCACCAAGATGCTGCCGCCGGTGGGCGTACTGATGCCCATCTACCTGCTGGCCAAGAGTTTTGGCCTGCTGGACACCCGCCTCGCGCTGATCGTCATCTACACGTTGATCAACCTGCCGATTGTGGTCTGGATGATTTACACCTACTTCAAGGACATTCCCCGCGACATCCTCGAAGCCGCACGCCTGGATGGCGCCACGCTGTGGCAGGAAATGGTTCGCGTGCTACTGCCGATTGCCAAGGGCGGCCTGGCGTCCACCGTGTTGCTGTCGTTGATCCTGTGCTGGAACGAGGCCTTCTGGTCGTTGAACCTCACCTCATCCAAAGCCGCGCCCCTGACGGCGTTGATCGCCTCTTACTCCAGCCCCGAAGGCCTGTTCTGGGCCAAATTGTCGGCCGTCTCGACCCTGGCCTGCGCGCCGATCCTGATTTTTGGCTGGATCAGCCAGAAACAGTTGGTGCGCGGTTTGTCCTTCGGCGCCGTGAAATAACGCGCCCTACACAATAATCAGAAGTGGAGGCCCATCATCATGGCCAACCTGAAAATCAAGAATCTGCAAAAAGGTTTCGAAGGCTTCTCCATCATCAAGGGCATCGACCTTGAAGTGAACGACCGCGAGTTCGTGGTCTTCGTCGGGCCGTCGGGCTGCGGCAAGTCCACGCTGCTGCGGCTGATCGCCGGACTGGAAGAAGTCAGCGACGGCACTATCGAACTGGATGGCCGGGACATCACCGAAGTCAGCCCGGCCAAACGCGACCTGGCGATGGTGTTCCAGACCTATGCCCTGTACCCGCACATGAGCGTGCGCAAAAATATGTCCTTCGCCTTGGACCTGGCTGGCGTGCCGAAGGCCGAGGTCGAGAAAAAGGTCAACGAAGCGGCACGCATCCTCGAGCTGGGGCCGATGCTTGAGCGCAAGCCCAAGCAGCTCTCCGGCGGCCAGCGCCAGCGTGTGGCGATTGGTCGGGCCATCGTGCGCAACCCGAAAATCTTCCTGTTCGACGAACCCTTGTCCAACCTCGACGCCGCCCTTCGCGTGCAGATGCGCCTGGAACTGGCCCGGCTGCACAAGGAGCTGCAGGCGACCATGATCTACGTGACCCATGACCAGGTCGAAGCCATGACCCTGGCCGACAAGGTGGTGGTGCTCAATGGCGGGCGCATCGAACAGGTCGGCTCGCCGCTGGAGCTGTATCACCAACCCGCCAATCTGTTTGTCGCCGGGTTCCTCGGCACACCGAAAATGGGCTTTCTCAAAGGCAAGGTCACGGGCCTGGACGGCCAGGGCTGCGAAGTCCTGCTGGACGCCGGAACCCGTATCAGCCTGCCATTGAGCGGTGCCAGCCTGAGTGTTGGCAGCGCGGTGACCCTGGGGATTCGTCCGGAGCACCTGAACCTGGCACAACCGGGCGATTGCACGCTGCAAGTTACCGCCGATGTCAGCGAACGCCTGGGCAGCGACACGTTCTGCCACGTCGTGACCGCGTCCGGCGAAGCCTTGACCATGCGCGTTCGCGGTGACCTGGCGAGCCGTTTCGGCGAGCAACTGAGCCTGCACCTGGACCCCGAACACTGCCACCTATTCGATGCCGAAGGCGTAGCGGTCACCCGTGCGCTGCGCGCCGCCGCCTGATTGCCGAGACTTGTGATGAAACTCAACCGACAGAACCTGCACAACCTCAAGCCTGAGATCGCTCTGCCCGCCTATTCCTTGAGCGAGATTCGCCAGGGCATTGCCCACATCGGCGTCGGCGGTTTCCACCGTGCTCACCAGGCGTATTACACCGATGCGCTGATGAACACCGGCGCCGACCTGGACTGGGCCATCTGTGGCGTCGGCCTGCGCGCCGAAGATCGTCGCGCCCGGGACGACCTGGCCAGCCAGGACTACCTCTTCACGCTTTATGAACTGGGGGACACCGACGACACCGAAGTCCGGGTGATCGGTGCCATCGCCGACATGCTACTGGCCGAAGACGGCGCCCAGGCGCTGATCGACAAACTGGCCGACCCGCAGATCCGTATCGTCTCGCTGACCATCACCGAAGGCGGCTATTGCATCGACGACAGCAACGGCGAGTTCATGGCCCACCTGCCGCAGATCCAGCACGACCTGGCCCACCCGGACGAACCGAAGACCGTCTTCGGTTTCCTCTGCGCCGCCCTGGCCAAACGCCGCGCCGCCGGCACCGCGGCATTCACCCTGATGTCCTGCGATAACCTGCCCCACAACGGCGCCGTGACCCGCAAGGCCCTGCTGGCCTTCGCCGCGTTGCGCGATGCTGAACTGGGGCAATGGATTGACCGCAATGTGAGTTTCCCCAACGCCATGGTCGATCGCATCACACCGATGACCAGCGTCGCCCATCGCCTGCAACTGCATGACGAACATGGCATCGATGACGCCTGGCCGGTGGTCTGCGAACCGTTCGTGCAATGGGTGCTGGAAGACAAATTCGTCAACGGTCGCCCGGCCTGGGAAAGGGTCGGCGTACAGTTCACCGATGACGTTTCGCCCTATGAAGAGATGAAGATCAAGCTGCTCAACGGCAGTCACCTGGCGCTGACTTACCTGGGCTTTCTCAAGGGCTATCGCTTCGTCCACGAGACCATGAATGACCCGCTGTTCGTGCGTTACATGCGGGCCTATATGGACCTGGACGTGACACCGCAACTGGCGCCGGTGCCAGGGATCGACTTGACCGACTACAAGAACACCCTGGTGGAGCGTTTTTCCAACCAGGCCATCGCCGACCAGTTGGAACGAGTGTGTTCGGATGGCTCGTCGAAGTTTCCGAAATTCACCGTGCCGACCATCAACCGCTTGATTGCCGACGGTGGCGAAACCCGCCGCGCGGCGCTGGTGGTGGCGGCTTGGGCCGTGTACCTGAAGGGCGTCGACGAAAACGGCGTGACGTATTCGATCCCGGACCCACGGGCAGCATTCTGCCAGGCGCTGGTGACTGACGATGCACTGGTGACCCAGCGGATGTTGGAAGTGGAAGAAATCTTTGGCACCGCCATCCCCCGTTCGCCAGAGTTCGTGGCAGCATTCGAATGGTGCTGCAACAGCTTGCGTGAGCATGGTGTGACGCGCACGCTTGAGCGGATACTGGCCGACTGAGGCTTAATTCCCAGGCTCTGCGTGGGAACACCTCAACGGACGCTCCGCATTCGGCTTCTTGGGGGCGCGGAGCGTCCCGTGCTGCATTCCCACGCAGAGCGTGGGAACGTTCTGACCACTCAGGGTTTATTCCATGGCAAACCAACAATTGTTCCTGGGCATCGACTGCGGCACCCAAGGCACCAAGGCGCTGATCCTGGATGCGCTCAGCGGCCAGGTACTCGGCCAGGGCGCCGCTGCCCACAGTATGATCAGCGGGGCCAACGGTCGCCGTGAACAAGATACCCAGCAATGGCTCGATGCATTTACCCAGGCGACCCATCAAGCCTTGGCCGCTGCCGGGGTCGATGGCCAGGCCATCCTCGGCATCGGCGTCTCCGGCCAGCAGCACGGCCTGGTCTTGCTCGATGACCAAGGCGAGGTCTTGCGCCCGGCCAAGCTGTGGTGCGACACCGAGACGACACCGCAAAACGATCGGCTCCTGGCGCACCTGGGCGGTGAAAATGGCAGCCTCGAACGCCTCGGCGTGGTGATCGCGCCGGGCTACACGGTTTCCAAACTGCTCTGGACCCTGGAGCAGCATCCCCAGGTTTTCGAACGCATCGCCAGCATCCTGCTGCCCCACGACTTCCTCAATCATTGGCTCACCGGGCGCCATTGCAGCGAATACGGTGATGCTTCGGGTACCGGCTATTTCAACGTGCGCACCCGTGAGTGGGACCTGCCGCTGCTGCAACACATCGACCCCAGCGGCCGCTTGCAAGTGGCGTTGCCGGAACTGATCGATGCTCATCAACCGGTCGGACGGATCCTGCCAGCCATTGCCGCACAGCTGGGCATCAATCCAGATGCTGTGGTGGCCAGCGGTGGCGGCGACAACATGATGGGCGCCATCGGCACCGGGAATATCCAGCCTGGCGTGATCACCATGAGTCTCGGTTCCTCCGGCACGGTATACGCCTATGCCGCGGAGCCTGCGGTCAGCCCGGAGGCATCGGTGGCGACCTTCTGCTCCTCCAGCGGCGGTTGGCTGCCACTGATCTGCACCATGAACCTGACCAATGCCACCGGGGCGATGCGCGAGTTGTTCGACCTGGACATCGACGCCTTCAACGCCCTGGTAGCCCAGGCTCCGATTGGCGCAGAGGGCGTGTGCATGCTGCCGTTTCTCAATGGCGAGCGCGTTCCTGCCCTGCCCCATGCCACTGGCAGCCTGCTGGGCCTGACCGCCACCAACCTGACCCGGGCCAATCTGTGTCGGGCCGTGGTCGAAGGCACCACCTTTGGTTTGCGCTACGGCCTGGACTTGTTGCGGGCGAACGGGCTTGAGGCCCGCAGCATCCGCCTGATCGGCGGCGGTTCGAAGAGCCCGGTGTGGCGGCAGATCGTCGCCGATATCATGAATACCACGGTTATCTGCACCGAACAGAGCGAAGCTGCGGCCCTCGGCGCGGCGATTCAGGCGGCATGGTGCCATTCAGGGGCGCAAGAAAACCTGGCCGAACTGTGCGAGCGCTGCGTCAAGCTCGACCTGAGCAGTAAAACCCGGCCCATCGCCGAGCATGTAGCAGCTTCCCAACAAGCTTATGAACACTATCGACAACACGTCGCAACCCTTTGAGAGCGGGCAACTATGTATCTGGTGTGTGGTGAAGCGCTGTTTGATTTTTTCAGTGAAACCGAGGCTGACGGCCCAGCCTCGCAAGTGAACTTCAAGGCCATTGCCGGCGGCTCGCCGTTCAATGTGGCGGTCGGTTTGCGGCGCCTGGGTGTC
Coding sequences within:
- a CDS encoding carbohydrate ABC transporter permease; its protein translation is MTLQQSRRLQSLLLGTLAWAIAILIFFPIFWMVLTSFKTEIDAFATPPQFIFAPTLENYLHINERSNYFSFAWNSVVISFSATALCLLIAVPAAYSMAFYETQRTKGTLLWMLSTKMLPPVGVLMPIYLLAKSFGLLDTRLALIVIYTLINLPIVVWMIYTYFKDIPRDILEAARLDGATLWQEMVRVLLPIAKGGLASTVLLSLILCWNEAFWSLNLTSSKAAPLTALIASYSSPEGLFWAKLSAVSTLACAPILIFGWISQKQLVRGLSFGAVK
- the ugpC gene encoding sn-glycerol-3-phosphate ABC transporter ATP-binding protein UgpC, translated to MANLKIKNLQKGFEGFSIIKGIDLEVNDREFVVFVGPSGCGKSTLLRLIAGLEEVSDGTIELDGRDITEVSPAKRDLAMVFQTYALYPHMSVRKNMSFALDLAGVPKAEVEKKVNEAARILELGPMLERKPKQLSGGQRQRVAIGRAIVRNPKIFLFDEPLSNLDAALRVQMRLELARLHKELQATMIYVTHDQVEAMTLADKVVVLNGGRIEQVGSPLELYHQPANLFVAGFLGTPKMGFLKGKVTGLDGQGCEVLLDAGTRISLPLSGASLSVGSAVTLGIRPEHLNLAQPGDCTLQVTADVSERLGSDTFCHVVTASGEALTMRVRGDLASRFGEQLSLHLDPEHCHLFDAEGVAVTRALRAAA
- a CDS encoding mannitol dehydrogenase family protein; this translates as MKLNRQNLHNLKPEIALPAYSLSEIRQGIAHIGVGGFHRAHQAYYTDALMNTGADLDWAICGVGLRAEDRRARDDLASQDYLFTLYELGDTDDTEVRVIGAIADMLLAEDGAQALIDKLADPQIRIVSLTITEGGYCIDDSNGEFMAHLPQIQHDLAHPDEPKTVFGFLCAALAKRRAAGTAAFTLMSCDNLPHNGAVTRKALLAFAALRDAELGQWIDRNVSFPNAMVDRITPMTSVAHRLQLHDEHGIDDAWPVVCEPFVQWVLEDKFVNGRPAWERVGVQFTDDVSPYEEMKIKLLNGSHLALTYLGFLKGYRFVHETMNDPLFVRYMRAYMDLDVTPQLAPVPGIDLTDYKNTLVERFSNQAIADQLERVCSDGSSKFPKFTVPTINRLIADGGETRRAALVVAAWAVYLKGVDENGVTYSIPDPRAAFCQALVTDDALVTQRMLEVEEIFGTAIPRSPEFVAAFEWCCNSLREHGVTRTLERILAD
- the xylB gene encoding xylulokinase yields the protein MANQQLFLGIDCGTQGTKALILDALSGQVLGQGAAAHSMISGANGRREQDTQQWLDAFTQATHQALAAAGVDGQAILGIGVSGQQHGLVLLDDQGEVLRPAKLWCDTETTPQNDRLLAHLGGENGSLERLGVVIAPGYTVSKLLWTLEQHPQVFERIASILLPHDFLNHWLTGRHCSEYGDASGTGYFNVRTREWDLPLLQHIDPSGRLQVALPELIDAHQPVGRILPAIAAQLGINPDAVVASGGGDNMMGAIGTGNIQPGVITMSLGSSGTVYAYAAEPAVSPEASVATFCSSSGGWLPLICTMNLTNATGAMRELFDLDIDAFNALVAQAPIGAEGVCMLPFLNGERVPALPHATGSLLGLTATNLTRANLCRAVVEGTTFGLRYGLDLLRANGLEARSIRLIGGGSKSPVWRQIVADIMNTTVICTEQSEAAALGAAIQAAWCHSGAQENLAELCERCVKLDLSSKTRPIAEHVAASQQAYEHYRQHVATL